One window from the genome of Engraulis encrasicolus isolate BLACKSEA-1 chromosome 16, IST_EnEncr_1.0, whole genome shotgun sequence encodes:
- the oprk1 gene encoding kappa-type opioid receptor, protein MGSDVVEIFKEDKCQTMHSEECLPNFTWQPEVYNYTLNESWPPEPMSPIIPIITTLYSVVFVVGLVGNCLVMYVIIRYTKMKTATNIYIFNLAMADALVTTTMPFQSTDYLLNSWPFGEVVCKVFISIDYYNMFTSIFTLTMMSVDRYVAVCHPVKALDFRTPLKAKIINIFIWVLSSAAGIPAMVLGSTQTNNGTTECALQFPEPYRYWDTLMKICVFIFGFVAPLLIITVCYTLMVLRLQSVRLLSGSREKDRNLRRITRLVLVVVAVFVVCWTPIHIFILVKALMPGGVPETTEVMAAYFFCVALGYTNSSLNPILYAFLDENFKRCFRDFCCPGVGRGSGGDTYGVSRVRSTLREHACTADGRGGEAGGQGGGGGGGQGRPV, encoded by the exons ATGGGGAGCGATGTGGTGGAGATATTTAAGGAGGACAAGTGCCAAACGATGCATTCTGAAGAATGTTTGCCAAACTTCACATGGCAGCCTGAGGTCTACAATTACACGCTGAATGAAAGCTGGCCCCCGGAGCCCATGTCTCCTATCATCCCCATCATAACTACCTTGTACTCGGTAGTGTTCGTGGTGGGGTTAGTGGGAAACTGCCTAGTAATGTATGTCATCATCAG ATACACAAAAATGAAGACTGCTACCAATATCTACATCTTTAACCTGGCTATGGCGGATGCTCTTGTGACAACCACAATGCCCTTCCAGAGCACGGACTACCTGCTCAACTCGTGGCCTTTTGGTGAAGTGGTCTGTAAAGTCTTCATCTCCATCGACTACTACAACATGTTCACCAGTATCTTCACCCTGACCATGATGAGTGTGGACCGGTATGTGGCAGTGTGCCACCCTGTGAAGGCCCTGGACTTCCGGACACCTCTCAAGGCCAAGATCATCAACATCTTCATCTGGGTCCTGTCCTCGGCGGCCGGCATTCCTGCCATGGTTTTGGGAAGCACTCAGACCAATAATG GCACGACCGAGTGCGCCCTGCAGTTCCCTGAGCCCTACCGCTACTGGGACACCCTGATGAAGATCTGCGTGTTCATCTTCGGCTTCGTGGCGCCCCTCCTCATCATCACCGTGTGCTACACCCTCATGGTGCTGCGTCTGCAGAGCGTGAGGCTGCTGTCTGGCTCGCGGGAGAAGGACCGCAACCTGCGCCGCATCACGcgcctggtgctggtggtggtggccgtgTTCGTCGTCTGCTGGACGCCCATACACATCTTCATCCTGGTCAAGGCCCTCATGCCCGGCGGCGTGCCCGAGACCACCGAGGTCATGGCGGCCTACTTCTTCTGCGTGGCCCTGGGATACACCAACAGCAGCCTGAACCCCATCCTCTACGCCTTCCTGGACGAGAACTTCAAGAGGTGCTTCCGTGACTTCTGCTGCCCCGGGGTCGGGCGGGGCTCGGGGGGGGACACGTACGGGGTGAGCCGCGTGAGGAGCACGCTGAGGGAGCACGCCTGCACAGCAGATGGGCGCGGCGGGGAGGCAGGGGgccaggggggaggaggaggaggaggacaggggcggCCCGTATGA